One segment of Castanea sativa cultivar Marrone di Chiusa Pesio chromosome 3, ASM4071231v1 DNA contains the following:
- the LOC142627521 gene encoding uncharacterized protein LOC142627521 isoform X1, with amino-acid sequence MVERFFLASQMEQPNQSDPDPDPIMLLSGPPSCGKSSLLFQFAFNSAIDGNRNVVFICNRRKLESNPPFLSQGINPSSDTFQSIQMKYVDDDEGIKNYFAAFHLHDTFPAAVVVDDFGDFFEDRSCQERYNNPRGRDLAMVRTLALCHNAVNHANKMMPCKLLLSDTHHRDSPRLLFIYKRWVPTIFTIKGGGSGSFILKSISNSGSGSSVRIRTAKYSIALQYLILEGITEDSEQ; translated from the exons ATGGTAGAGAGATTCTTCTTGGCGAGTCAAATGGAGCAGCCCAACCAGTCCGACCCAGATCCAGACCCAATTATGCTTCTCTCCGGACCTCCTTCCTG TGGCAAGAGTTCCTTACTATTCCAGTTTGCATTCAACTCCGCAATAGATGGAAATAGGAATGTTGTGTTCATATGCAACCGCCGTAAGTTAGAAAGCAACCCTCCTTTTCTCTCTCAG GGCATCAATCCATCCTCAGATACCTTTCAGTCTATACAAATGAA ATATGTGGATGATGATGAAGGAATCAAGAACTATTTTGCTGCGTTCCACCTTCATGATACATTTCCTGCGGCAGTTGTTGTCGATGATTTTGGAGACTTCTTTGAGGACAG GAGCTGCCAAGAGAGATATAATAATCCTCGTGGAAGAGACTTGGCAATGGTTCGGACTTTAGCTTTATGTCACAATGCAGTTAATCATGCTAA TAAGATGATGCCTTGCAAGCTTCTCTTGTCAGATACACACCACAGAGACTCCCCAAGGTTACTTTTCATTTACAAGAGATGGGTTCCaactatttttacaattaaag GTGGTGGCTCAGGATCATTTATTCTGAAAAGCATCAGCAATTCGGGCAGTGGCAGCTCAGTGAGGATCAGAACTGCAAAGTACTCCATAGCTTTGCAGTATCTGATTTTGGAGGGGATAACCGAAGACAGTGAACAGTAA
- the LOC142627521 gene encoding uncharacterized protein LOC142627521 isoform X2: MVERFFLASQMEQPNQSDPDPDPIMLLSGPPSCGKSSLLFQFAFNSAIDGNRNVVFICNRRKLESNPPFLSQGINPSSDTFQSIQMKYVDDDEGIKNYFAAFHLHDTFPAAVVVDDFGDFFEDRSCQERYNNPRGRDLAMVRTLALCHNAVNHANKMMPCKLLLSDTHHRDSPRWWLRIIYSEKHQQFGQWQLSEDQNCKVLHSFAVSDFGGDNRRQ, translated from the exons ATGGTAGAGAGATTCTTCTTGGCGAGTCAAATGGAGCAGCCCAACCAGTCCGACCCAGATCCAGACCCAATTATGCTTCTCTCCGGACCTCCTTCCTG TGGCAAGAGTTCCTTACTATTCCAGTTTGCATTCAACTCCGCAATAGATGGAAATAGGAATGTTGTGTTCATATGCAACCGCCGTAAGTTAGAAAGCAACCCTCCTTTTCTCTCTCAG GGCATCAATCCATCCTCAGATACCTTTCAGTCTATACAAATGAA ATATGTGGATGATGATGAAGGAATCAAGAACTATTTTGCTGCGTTCCACCTTCATGATACATTTCCTGCGGCAGTTGTTGTCGATGATTTTGGAGACTTCTTTGAGGACAG GAGCTGCCAAGAGAGATATAATAATCCTCGTGGAAGAGACTTGGCAATGGTTCGGACTTTAGCTTTATGTCACAATGCAGTTAATCATGCTAA TAAGATGATGCCTTGCAAGCTTCTCTTGTCAGATACACACCACAGAGACTCCCCAAG GTGGTGGCTCAGGATCATTTATTCTGAAAAGCATCAGCAATTCGGGCAGTGGCAGCTCAGTGAGGATCAGAACTGCAAAGTACTCCATAGCTTTGCAGTATCTGATTTTGGAGGGGATAACCGAAGACAGTGA